ATTCTTTAGCTATGTAGTGCTCTTTTCCTGCCAGACGATTTCTCTAGTGACATCATTAATTGTTGCCAATCTTACACCACGAACTTCTAACTTCAATTAAGATAGGATCAATTAATCCAGAAGTTCCCTTTCAGTCCCCTTTATTCAAGGGAACGTACTCCTCCTTCAATCGAAAAACCAGACTTAGTTGTGCCATCAGTTTTGATACACCGCAGATGATTTTAATCTAATAATTTCATTTTTAGTTTAGTAAATTCATCCTCCGAGATATGTCCTTGCTCTTTAAGCTCTACTAGTTTTTGGAGTTGATCTACTACGTTGAGATCTTCAGAATCACCTATCTTTTCTTCTAATACTTCTTTTTTGATTTCGCTTAACCTTTCCCTTAGATAGTCTCTCACCAACCTTAAACCCACTTCATTAGCGGTTGAGAATTTGAATATTCTATTTGAGTTTTTCATATAGATTTCTAGAGTTGCTTCTTTAAAATTTTCCTTGTAATCAAAGGAATGCATCTCTTTATAGTAAACATCCTCAAAAGATTCACCTGAGAAAAAGGATTTTTTACCAAATATCAGGCGTTTTTCTGTCATCACTAATTCTCCTAATGTCCCTTCATTCACACCATAGACACTAAACAGGATTGGTTCACCAACTGGATCTTCCATCATTGACTCTATAAACTTAATGGTCTTTGTTACTTTTACATAATCTTTAGCCATTGTTGCTTTTTCAACTCCTTAATAAAGTATCAAAAATCGCGAAAATTTTATAAAAATCGTTCTCTCAATAATCATCCTTTACTTAGATAATATCAATTCGAGATATCTTGAGATATGATCTTCAATTACAGCCCCCGATTTTAAATAAACTAAGACACATACGGACAATACCTGTTCTTCCAAACTACCAATATTTGCGAAGAGTATGTAAGTATCTTTTTTGTATTGATAACTACTGTATCAGTGCTTGCATACGAGTTATCAATCCTAATAGACAACTTATTCTTACCACCGTACATATAATCATAATCAACATTGGTTATTTCGGATAAGGGTATTTCAATTTAACTCAGCTGTCATTTGATAATGAGGTTCTCATTTTTTTACTCACATTATTTTCGAATAGGTGTATTTCTACTAATTATATACGATTGTTTGGATTAGATAGTTTCAATTATTGGGAACATTTATCTATTACCTTATTCCACAATCTTGCACAATACATAAAGAAAGAGCACATTTCTTACTGCAGAATTGCGCCCAATTGCTGAAGACTTGAATTCGAGAGAAACCCCATTCTTTTAAAACCTTCGTTACTTATAAATCATTCTTTTCTAGTCAGTATCAGTTACACAAATTACCCAAATACGTTTTAGTTCTTTATCTATTAAAAACCATGTACAATCCCAAGCTACATCATAAAACCAAGTACTCCATGGGTTATAGGAACGATATGGAAGAATATCTAAAATCCTATCGCCAAAGATGAATTGACATAATTCCTCTCCTAGTTTTTTAGCCTCCTTTGGTGTTCCAGGAAAAGATTCATAAGCCCCACCATGATATATTGTGTCTCCAAAGTCTCCATCTAATAAAAATGGACTTATTCTTTCAAAATCTGTTTTACAAACTAATTCATCTTCTATTTTTAACTCTGGAATGGCTTGTTTAATGTCTTTAGATGTAAAAAACTTATTGAAATATCTTTCGTGTTCTTCACTCAAATACGGAGATAGTAAGTTTTTATTATTTATTTTAAAACATTTAATGATTATCCCACCATTAACATGAGTAGAGGTAATAGCCTGTTTAAATTTATCTATAATCGGATTGTTGATGTCTAACAACTCAATTGAATTAATATTCAGCTAAATCGCTCCTATTTCCACTATTATGATATCTATTTTACCGAATAGAGAGTTTAGAATACTATATTTTTTCTTTCGTTAACCTGTTCATTAACTTCATACCAATTATTTCAGACACACTAAGTTCTTACAATCAATTTTGAGTCAAAAAGGACGTTATATTAGATAATTACGCCCTTTAACGGAAGACTTGAATTCAAAATAATAGTAAGTTAATCTTTTTCCTTAGTTAATTAAAGAAAGGTATTTTGTATAATCTACGAATTGATTCAAAAACCTTCTTAAATCATTAAGTATGTCTTTGTGCTCACCAATGCTTTGTTCAGCTAAATAATATCCATCTGATAAATAATGTATTTCCGTCTCTATCCACTCACAACTATGTGGTAAGTGCTCAATTAACATATCCAATATATTTATAACGTTAGACATATCTTGTGTCATATTTAGAGTTTCTTTGAGTAATCCTAGTATTATCTTAGGGGGCAGTTCATTATCAAATTCGCCCTTCACATCCATTAATATGAAAACAATATCTTCTAATTTCTTTTTTGAAGATAATGACACTTCAATAATTTCATAAGGAGGGTCGTCCATTTGTTCGATGACCTTATCTGCCCACTTTATAACTTCCTCCTTAGGTAGAAGTCCTAATGAAATCCCTAATCTATATACTTCTGCTGTTAATTTTATCTCCACCAACAATCCCCCATCAGGTTTATCATCTTAATGAATAGCACAATTCTGAAAATATTGAACGCAATCCTTTTTCACTCATTTTGCAAAACTCTTGAATATAAGTAGATCTAGTCATGTTGAACCCTCTTTAGAAAATCAATGACTAATTGATTATTTCACCAGAAATTTCTCGAAGTTGCTCAATACCAATTTTTATCGCACTTTCCTCTGTGTCTATTAATGATAGACCTTGGTTTATAGGACTCCAAAACTCATATCCACTATCCTTTTGCCACATACATATTTTTGTGGTGAAAATACCATCGTTATTTTTAATAACCTGAACTTTATATTGATTACTGGGAGATACTATCTCTTTTATTATATGAACCATATTTTCACCATCTTTCCTGATAACCATAATTCTATTATTGCATCGTTTTTTTATAAAAATAAACACTCCATGTTAAATATTTGCGCCCGATTCTTGAATAACTATATTGTCGTTCAAGTTTTCTAACGCTAATTATAGAAATCGTGACTTTATTTCAAATTTACAGTCCAGTGTTGCTAGAACGCCCTCAGACGATATTGTCTTTTCATTTACATACACCTTTTTCGATGTAATATTAAAAACCCCCACTCGTTTGAGTAAGGGTTTTACAATAGAGAACCTATAAATTTTATGGCTCAATGCAATAATCGGTAGCGCGTGCACAAGCACTTGCTGATGAAGGATCAAATTGAGCAAATCCAGCCAAAACTCCCAATGTCAATACTGAAACCAGAATAAATTTCTTAGCCTTATTCATCTCATTACACCTCCCCGTTTTAATCATTTTGTAAATTATACATTTTTAACCTTAATAAGTAAATATAATTTTTCAGAATATATACAAAATAACGAATATTAACCTGTATAGTGTGTAATTTAAATAGTGTTGCTAGAGCGTCCTCACTCTTTTATAGGTTTGGGGAATAAAGTTTGAGTAAAATGTCTCAAAAACCATTATCAATTAATAAAAAGAAACCATTTTGAAAAAAGATTGATCACAATGGTTTCTTATCTAGCAAATTTAAGTTTTGGTTTTATAAAGAAGTTTGATAATTTTTGTGATTCTTATTTCATTAAAGCGCCAGATTGCGGAGTAACATATGTTTGTAATTCTCAGCACTTCTTTATTCTTAATAAGCGTTTAAGAGATATTTCCTCCTGGTAAGGAAATTAAGTCAAAGTTATTATCTCCCGTTAACTGCCATCCTTCAAAATAGCTACTATCATGAAACATCTCTAGAGATACATTTTCCTCAAACTTAATAATGAATATAGAGAATTCCTCATAAAAGGTGATAGCTTCTATGGCTTTTTTCTTTAATAGTTTTTCAACAGTATGATGAGAAAATTTTTCGGGAGCATATTTACAATCCGAAGTACCAATTAATATAGAATTCCCTCTTCGAATTCTCCAAGGACATTCTACGATCAGCCCACCACCCTCAAACCTTATACCAAATGGATGGCTTTCATCTGTATTTACTTCATTAACTTTCTGTCCTATGAAATAACTGAAGTTAATATCACTTATTTTCAATTGTTACAGCTCCTTTTATTTCAATAAAGCGACCATTAGATGAAGAACATCCTATTCACTTGTTAATATTAACTTTCGTGTTTTGGCATCATATATTTTATATCCAATTTCAAACATATGGTCTTTTGTAACTGTCACCTCACAATAATAAGGGATTGCCTTTCCATAAGCATCAAGTGCAGGAATATTATTGAAACTAAATATTTCATCAGAATCAAGCATTTCAAAATCCGCTAGTGAAGAACGGCCTGATGAATCTATTTCGATTACACATTCCCCCCTGACGACATCATATTCCTTTAGCAGGACGTATTTTAGGCTTGGGAGAGTCATGGCTAAAAACAAAACACCCAATAATACGACTCCAAGGCTTTTACCCACATTCAAAAATCGAAAGTCTTTAGTACCATACATAACAAATAAGGAAAATACTGCACCTATTACAAATAATCCTCCAAGTATAAGTATAAAATAATATAAGAGCATTTCTTGATTAACCATAATTAATCCCTCTTTTAACTTAATTAAAACTCGCTTGATTTTGTATAATTATATACGATTTAATTGTAAAAAAGGTTTCACATTGTTGTTCTAACGGGCCCGTTACTTTAAGTAGAGAATTTCACAATCCACTCAAAAGTTGTTCAACAATCTGGCCCTTTAACGGAACAACTTATTGTCTCTTCTTAAGCGAGTTTTCAATTCAGGATCTTCTTTTTCTTTTCCCTATAAAATCCCCTTTAGACAACAATTTCCGAAGGGGAAAAGCGATGCAACTTTTTTATAAACGATTCAACTTTTTTCAAAATGGTTTAATTTTTTTATAAAAGGTGCAACTTTATTTCAAAGATACATTTGGAATTAAATAAACTAAAAAAACACAAACAAAAAGAGCCTATCCCATATTAAAGGATAAGCTCTTTTACTTTCTACTAACTTCTCTCTAAACTTACCTTTCTCTTTTCTTCTCTTGAAGGTGTCGGTACTTTGATAACAACAGAACCAGTATCCTGTTCTTTTTCAACGTTATCGCTTTCCTTCTTTTGTTGTTCTATTTGTTTCTGAAATTCCATTTTCAAATTCAAGTCAGACTGTTTTTTTAGCAGCTCTTTTAATTGATTTTCATAGATAAAAGGCTTTTCCATCTCAATTTCTGCTTCCTTTATCTGTGTATTTACCTTTACAATATTCTCTTCTAGTTCTTTCATTTGCTCCGGATAATCGTCGATTATGCTGATAAGACGGTTAATATTCCCTTTTTCATCTTTCAAAAGATGAACCTCAAATTCACTTTTTCCTTTTAGACCCGATTTATAGCCATCGAATAAATCCTTTCTCACAAACACGTCTAACCCCTTAAAACGACCAACCAAAAAGGGCTTATCATCTATGGAATTTTGGGTGTTAATAATCGTTTTGAGCGCTTGGCCAGCTTCCTTTTCATCAGTGAATGTAACACCCTTCAATTCTATTTCAAACCTACTAACTTGATGCTTCGATACCTCCGATAGATCATGTTGAATATTCTCGATTCTTTCTTCATACCTCGCAATCCTTTCTGGATAGAGATTGATTAAATTCTTCTCCATTGTCGCTTTTTCGTTGCTCCATCTATTTCTGACTAATTTTAATCGATTGACTTCATTATCTAAGGTCATTTTTTCTAAAAGTAACGGATTGTCGGTTGCAACAGCCTTCA
Above is a genomic segment from Bacillus spongiae containing:
- a CDS encoding PH domain-containing protein, whose amino-acid sequence is MAKDYVKVTKTIKFIESMMEDPVGEPILFSVYGVNEGTLGELVMTEKRLIFGKKSFFSGESFEDVYYKEMHSFDYKENFKEATLEIYMKNSNRIFKFSTANEVGLRLVRDYLRERLSEIKKEVLEEKIGDSEDLNVVDQLQKLVELKEQGHISEDEFTKLKMKLLD
- a CDS encoding helicase C-terminal domain-containing protein, with translation MAILTVRYSKITLRAICFYDEVKIQLIEKGIPAEEIAFIHDAKTDVQRDKLFSKVRKGEVRVLLGSTSKVGTGTNVQDKLIAGHHLDCPWRPADLTQRDGRVLRQGNENEKVSIYRYVTKGTFDGYLWKIQEQKLRYISQVMTGKNISRSCDDTDETVLTAAEVKAVATDNPLLLEKMTLDNEVNRLKLVRNRWSNEKATMEKNLINLYPERIARYEERIENIQHDLSEVSKHQVSRFEIELKGVTFTDEKEAGQALKTIINTQNSIDDKPFLVGRFKGLDVFVRKDLFDGYKSGLKGKSEFEVHLLKDEKGNINRLISIIDDYPEQMKELEENIVKVNTQIKEAEIEMEKPFIYENQLKELLKKQSDLNLKMEFQKQIEQQKKESDNVEKEQDTGSVVIKVPTPSREEKRKVSLERS